Proteins encoded by one window of Clostridium bornimense:
- a CDS encoding sensor histidine kinase — MTKNKVNFETIIFLITTSLLLNCFCGYIAYITNLESGVFYSYDGYQINSAYQDSNGILKGIVILIVLSVISLLFFILMKRKTIINDVSFNIPFDAKIVLFIAAFGIFISYIYTNIRGHALSNSILSFLARVGNENFINSFLISLMAIIALYMSIFIFKDLIRSFKNRRLIVEEFALYKIFNSTKTIFKRNRLMNFIIKGATLYLIVRVTISLISLIFSGNIYMVFEFALFDMIVLFIVLAPMGIIMLRNTWYLYNKSKSLLLGTKYNKKIKSLYVAETFNNLDGLKLSLDRAYKENAKEENFKSQLITNISHDVRTPLTSIINYVDILRNKDVTEEEKKDYADRINKNSLRLKALIDTLNTAEYKVELKEIDLNDLIVREIDNYSAKLKENNLTLRTKLIEGTIILGDEKGCHRIIQNIFTNIIKYAMEGTRVYLEMIEDFDKIVVSVKNVSKYPLDITGEEALQRFTRGDKSRNTEGAGLGLSIVKSLIDSQNGEVKVDIDGDLFKITLEFEKGKR, encoded by the coding sequence ATGACAAAAAATAAAGTTAATTTCGAAACTATAATTTTTTTAATAACGACTTCTCTTTTATTAAATTGTTTTTGTGGATATATAGCGTATATTACTAATTTAGAATCTGGAGTATTCTATAGTTATGATGGGTATCAAATAAATAGCGCATATCAAGATAGCAATGGAATATTAAAAGGTATAGTAATATTGATAGTTTTATCAGTGATTTCATTATTATTTTTTATATTAATGAAAAGAAAAACAATTATAAATGATGTTAGTTTTAATATTCCTTTTGATGCGAAAATAGTATTATTTATTGCTGCTTTTGGTATATTTATATCTTATATATACACAAATATTAGAGGCCATGCTTTAAGTAATTCAATATTGTCTTTTTTAGCGAGGGTAGGAAATGAAAATTTTATAAATAGCTTTTTAATAAGTCTTATGGCTATTATTGCATTATATATGTCAATATTTATATTTAAAGATTTAATAAGATCATTTAAAAATAGAAGGTTGATAGTAGAAGAATTTGCTTTATATAAGATTTTTAACTCTACTAAAACAATTTTTAAAAGAAATAGATTAATGAATTTTATTATAAAAGGAGCTACATTATACTTAATAGTTCGAGTAACAATATCTTTAATATCATTAATATTTTCTGGTAACATATATATGGTTTTTGAATTTGCATTATTTGATATGATAGTATTGTTTATTGTATTAGCCCCTATGGGAATAATAATGCTTAGGAACACTTGGTATTTATATAATAAGAGTAAGTCTTTGTTATTAGGTACAAAATATAATAAAAAAATTAAAAGTTTATATGTAGCAGAGACTTTTAATAATTTAGATGGACTAAAATTATCATTAGATAGGGCTTATAAAGAAAATGCAAAGGAAGAAAATTTTAAGAGCCAGCTTATAACTAATATTTCTCATGATGTAAGAACGCCATTAACTTCTATAATAAATTATGTAGATATATTAAGAAATAAGGATGTAACAGAAGAAGAAAAAAAGGATTATGCAGATAGAATTAACAAAAATTCATTGAGGCTTAAAGCTTTAATTGACACATTAAATACTGCTGAGTATAAAGTGGAATTAAAAGAAATAGATTTGAATGATTTAATTGTTAGAGAAATTGATAATTATAGTGCAAAATTAAAAGAAAATAATTTAACATTAAGAACGAAGCTTATTGAAGGCACTATAATATTAGGTGATGAAAAGGGATGTCATAGAATTATACAAAATATCTTTACTAATATAATAAAATATGCAATGGAAGGTACTAGAGTGTATTTGGAAATGATTGAAGACTTTGATAAAATAGTAGTATCAGTAAAAAATGTTTCTAAATATCCTTTAGATATAACAGGAGAAGAAGCATTACAAAGATTTACTCGTGGAGATAAATCAAGAAATACAGAAGGTGCAGGACTAGGACTTTCTATTGTTAAATCTTTAATAGATTCTCAAAATGGTGAAGTAAAGGTAGATATAGACGGTGACTTGTTCAAGATAACCTTAGAATTTGAAAAGGGGAAAAGATGA
- a CDS encoding response regulator transcription factor: MSKNILVVDDEKDIRDSIGIYLKSEGYNIYLAEDGMKALQILESEDIHLIIMDVMMPNLDGINATMKIRESRNIPIIMVTAKSEDVDMILGLNVGADDYIRKPFNPLELVARVKAQMRRYVTLGTYEKETKNSNEIEVRGLVLNNETKEVHVNGEEIKLTPMEFKILALLMENTGRVFPIEEIYERVWDEPFYNSENTVAVHIRRIREKIEINPKEPRYLKVVWGVGYKIDK; the protein is encoded by the coding sequence ATGAGTAAAAATATTTTAGTAGTAGATGATGAAAAAGACATACGAGATTCCATAGGAATATACTTGAAAAGCGAAGGATATAATATTTACTTAGCAGAAGATGGGATGAAAGCTCTTCAAATTTTAGAGAGTGAAGATATACATTTGATAATAATGGATGTAATGATGCCTAATTTAGATGGTATAAATGCAACTATGAAGATAAGAGAAAGTAGAAATATACCAATAATTATGGTTACAGCTAAATCAGAAGATGTGGATATGATATTAGGACTGAATGTTGGAGCCGATGATTATATAAGAAAGCCATTTAATCCTTTAGAATTAGTGGCTAGGGTAAAAGCACAAATGAGAAGATATGTTACTCTTGGAACTTATGAAAAAGAAACTAAGAATTCTAACGAAATAGAAGTAAGAGGATTAGTTTTAAATAATGAGACTAAAGAAGTACATGTAAATGGGGAAGAAATTAAACTTACACCAATGGAATTTAAAATACTTGCACTTTTAATGGAGAATACCGGTCGTGTTTTTCCTATAGAAGAAATCTATGAAAGGGTATGGGATGAACCTTTTTATAATTCAGAAAATACAGTAGCAGTTCATATCCGTAGAATAAGAGAAAAAATAGAAATAAACCCTAAGGAACCTAGATATTTAAAGGTAGTATGGGGAGTTGGATATAAGATAGATAAGTAA
- a CDS encoding MutS family DNA mismatch repair protein: MKLRFKEKADNLELERDKAKKKSNSLSNFRGLTMVAIAIILCTIFFDRYTFLRGIILIVLVLTFVYFVYKHSIAIKELKWIERLIEVNKKYVDRISGQWKSFSDKGEEYCNEEHFYGMDLDIVGRNSLFQLINTTNTFKGREKLANVLLGSHDSIGEIVKRQQAVKDLGEKLDFVQHLEASGIKSSGITKKPDELIDFSSRKNFAEKIGFISIVRYIPVILIALLLVNLFIRVQLVSYIAVGLFVVQIIFNIYGAMKFSKDLDEVGTYSDDLTTYKNIIKVIEKENFDAPYLKELSKKIAIDENGGKKSIEALERVSRKIAIRNNSLIYFPLNLILLLDYRFIYNLEKWRKNYGVGMDKILEYIGEIEMLASLSVLIHTEECSKFPIFKEEKGIVEGKSLGHPLINKEKRVSNDINISNKIFIITGSNMAGKTTILRTIGINMVLAYAGAPICGESMNCSMMDIFTSMRIGDNLGEGISTFYAELLKIKEIIAFSKKEKPMIFLMDEIFRGTNSLDRIVGAETVVKTLDKPWIVGGIATHDFELCHLDENSRIENYHFSESYENDNIVFDYKIKKGKATTTNAQFLMKMVGLEI; encoded by the coding sequence ATGAAATTGAGATTTAAAGAAAAAGCTGATAATTTAGAACTAGAAAGAGATAAAGCAAAGAAAAAAAGCAATTCATTATCCAATTTTAGAGGATTAACTATGGTTGCTATAGCTATTATATTATGTACTATATTTTTTGATAGATATACATTTTTGAGAGGGATAATATTAATTGTATTAGTATTAACATTTGTATATTTTGTTTATAAACATAGTATAGCTATAAAAGAATTAAAGTGGATAGAGAGATTAATAGAAGTTAATAAGAAGTATGTAGATAGGATTTCAGGTCAATGGAAATCATTCAGTGATAAAGGTGAAGAATATTGCAATGAAGAACATTTTTATGGTATGGATTTAGATATAGTAGGTAGGAATTCACTTTTTCAACTTATAAATACAACAAATACTTTTAAGGGAAGAGAAAAATTAGCTAATGTTTTATTAGGATCTCATGATTCTATAGGTGAGATAGTAAAGAGACAACAGGCTGTCAAAGACTTAGGGGAAAAGTTAGATTTTGTTCAACATTTAGAGGCATCTGGAATAAAGTCATCAGGAATAACAAAAAAGCCAGATGAATTAATAGATTTTTCTTCTAGAAAAAATTTTGCTGAAAAGATTGGATTTATTTCTATAGTAAGATATATACCAGTTATTCTTATAGCACTGCTTTTAGTTAACTTATTTATTAGAGTTCAATTAGTGTCTTATATTGCAGTAGGATTATTTGTGGTACAGATAATATTTAATATTTATGGTGCTATGAAGTTTTCAAAAGATTTAGATGAAGTGGGCACTTATAGTGACGATCTGACTACATATAAAAATATTATAAAAGTTATAGAAAAAGAGAATTTTGATGCTCCATATTTAAAGGAGTTATCAAAAAAGATAGCAATAGATGAAAATGGTGGTAAGAAGTCCATCGAAGCTTTAGAGAGGGTATCAAGAAAGATTGCAATAAGAAATAATTCTTTAATTTATTTTCCTTTAAATTTAATATTACTTTTAGATTATAGATTTATATATAATTTAGAAAAATGGAGAAAAAATTATGGAGTAGGAATGGACAAAATTCTTGAATATATAGGTGAGATTGAGATGCTTGCTAGTTTAAGTGTATTAATTCATACAGAAGAATGCAGTAAATTTCCTATATTTAAAGAAGAAAAGGGCATTGTAGAAGGTAAAAGTTTAGGGCACCCATTGATTAATAAAGAAAAGCGTGTATCTAATGATATAAATATAAGTAATAAGATTTTCATTATAACAGGTTCAAATATGGCAGGAAAGACAACAATACTTAGAACAATAGGAATAAATATGGTTTTAGCATATGCCGGTGCTCCAATTTGTGGAGAGTCAATGAATTGTTCAATGATGGATATTTTTACATCAATGAGAATTGGAGATAATTTAGGAGAAGGAATTTCAACATTTTATGCTGAACTTTTAAAGATAAAAGAAATTATAGCTTTTAGTAAGAAAGAAAAGCCTATGATATTCCTTATGGATGAAATATTTAGAGGAACAAATTCTTTAGATAGAATAGTAGGAGCAGAAACTGTAGTTAAGACTTTAGATAAACCTTGGATTGTTGGTGGGATAGCAACTCATGATTTTGAATTATGTCATTTAGATGAAAATAGCAGAATTGAAAACTATCATTTTAGTGAAAGTTATGAGAATGATAATATAGTTTTTGATTATAAAATAAAAAAAGGAAAAGCCACTACAACAAATGCACAGTTCCTTATGAAGATGGTTGGTTTAGAGATATAG
- a CDS encoding YhgE/Pip domain-containing protein — protein sequence MKNDLKVFKRDLISIVKSPVAILIVVAVCIIPSLYAWINIKACWDPYENTSDIAVAVVNNDKGTTFNNEDLNFGDTIIESLKENKKIGWKFVNSKKAENGVLDGTYYSYIEIPEDFSESLASLLSDNPKKATILYKVDTKTNAVAVKITDTAKKTLVDEITTNFVATVNEILFSYLEENGQSLKEDEKAIIDLKNNIINIDNNMSLITEVLDKVSNSSGDLTTYLSTLQTSIPKLAKSIENLKNNTANTGGTLQTSIESINTSIDNIQFRIKASQGSTEHVISLIGDLEKLDTEGIRNEGLAIATSIQSDLQSMSNNIKDIQDFLEKINRDNNEVIVNMISTLENTNEIIKGIQTNISAIQSSINNGKLDSNAIDNAKKNISKIKSNLDSTSTQYTNIVKGQLNNIASSLRNSTDDAVKLISKTEGITSELENMLSTATDATDLTSEMTSKLKNKLEEFSDVIKEVSDKLKSVNDDDVSQIIAILQNSPEVMSDFMSDPFKIEEESIFSIPNYGSAMAPLYTVLALWVGGVIASAIFKTEPPEFEGSESLTIKEKYFGKMMTFCFIGVMQGLIAVLGDLYLLKIHAVEPLLLVAFSLVTSLTFTIIIYTLVSLFGNLGKGISIVFLVVQLAGSGASYPIEVNPVFFRIVQPFLPFTYAVGGFREAIGGVVTSNVVKDFTFLFIVSIIFILLGYFLKLKTNNTMNKLRARFKESGLAE from the coding sequence ATGAAAAATGATTTGAAAGTATTCAAAAGGGATCTTATTAGTATAGTAAAAAGTCCAGTAGCAATTTTAATAGTGGTGGCAGTGTGTATTATTCCATCTTTATATGCTTGGATAAATATTAAAGCTTGCTGGGATCCTTATGAAAATACTAGTGATATAGCAGTAGCAGTAGTAAATAATGATAAAGGGACTACTTTTAATAATGAAGATTTAAACTTTGGAGATACAATAATAGAAAGTTTAAAAGAGAATAAGAAGATAGGATGGAAGTTTGTAAATAGTAAAAAAGCAGAAAATGGAGTTTTAGATGGAACTTATTATTCATATATTGAAATTCCAGAGGATTTTTCTGAAAGTTTAGCAAGTCTTCTATCGGATAATCCTAAGAAAGCTACTATATTATATAAAGTAGATACGAAGACTAATGCAGTAGCAGTAAAGATTACTGATACTGCTAAAAAAACATTAGTTGATGAAATAACTACAAATTTTGTAGCTACAGTAAATGAAATATTATTTTCATACTTAGAAGAAAATGGACAATCTTTGAAAGAAGATGAAAAGGCCATTATAGATTTAAAAAATAATATTATTAATATAGATAATAATATGAGTTTAATAACAGAAGTGTTGGATAAAGTATCAAATAGTTCTGGAGATTTAACAACATACTTATCAACGTTGCAAACATCTATACCAAAGTTAGCTAAGAGTATAGAAAATTTAAAAAACAATACAGCAAATACCGGAGGAACATTACAAACATCTATAGAATCTATAAATACTTCTATAGACAATATACAATTTAGGATTAAGGCATCACAAGGATCAACAGAGCACGTTATATCATTAATTGGAGACTTAGAAAAACTAGATACTGAGGGTATACGTAATGAAGGATTGGCTATTGCTACATCAATACAAAGTGATCTTCAATCTATGTCAAATAATATTAAAGATATACAAGATTTTTTAGAAAAAATAAATAGAGATAATAATGAAGTTATAGTTAATATGATTTCTACATTAGAAAATACAAATGAGATAATAAAAGGAATACAAACTAATATATCAGCAATTCAAAGTTCTATTAATAATGGAAAACTAGATAGTAATGCTATAGATAATGCTAAGAAAAACATTAGTAAGATAAAATCAAATTTAGATTCTACTTCCACTCAGTATACTAATATAGTAAAAGGTCAATTAAATAATATAGCAAGTAGTTTGAGGAATAGTACAGATGATGCAGTTAAATTAATTTCTAAAACTGAAGGAATAACATCAGAGTTAGAAAATATGCTATCTACAGCAACAGATGCAACAGATTTGACCTCTGAAATGACAAGTAAATTAAAGAATAAGTTAGAGGAATTTTCAGATGTTATTAAGGAAGTAAGTGATAAATTAAAATCAGTAAATGATGATGATGTATCTCAAATTATTGCTATTTTACAAAATAGTCCGGAAGTTATGAGTGATTTTATGTCAGATCCATTTAAAATAGAAGAAGAATCTATATTCTCTATACCTAATTATGGATCAGCTATGGCACCATTATATACAGTATTAGCTTTATGGGTAGGTGGAGTTATAGCATCGGCGATATTTAAGACAGAGCCACCAGAATTCGAAGGTAGTGAGAGTTTAACCATAAAGGAAAAATATTTTGGAAAAATGATGACATTTTGTTTTATAGGTGTAATGCAAGGGCTGATAGCAGTATTAGGAGATTTGTATTTATTAAAAATACATGCTGTAGAGCCATTGCTCTTAGTAGCATTTTCACTTGTGACATCTTTAACTTTTACAATAATAATATATACTTTAGTTTCTTTATTTGGTAATTTAGGTAAAGGAATATCTATAGTATTTTTAGTAGTGCAATTGGCAGGGAGCGGGGCATCATATCCTATAGAGGTTAATCCAGTATTCTTTAGAATAGTTCAACCTTTTTTACCTTTCACATATGCTGTGGGAGGATTTAGAGAAGCTATAGGGGGAGTAGTTACATCAAATGTTGTAAAAGATTTTACATTCTTATTTATAGTATCTATAATATTCATTTTATTGGGATATTTCTTAAAATTAAAAACAAATAATACTATGAATAAATTAAGAGCTAGATTTAAAGAATCAGGACTTGCAGAGTAG
- a CDS encoding YhgE/Pip domain-containing protein translates to MKKNSKSKKKHNKKNTIRNILGIYKRDINSIIKNKVALAVIIGLCIVPSLYAWVNIYAAWDPYSNTGNIPVAVVNDDDGTVLNGEQINAGKNIVKELKNNDNIDWRFLEKEDAEEGLESGEYYAIIEIPENFTEGLVTLLSMDPEKPSIVYKSNEKLNAIANKITSAAESTLTTQIKETFVGTVNKTSIEILNDLGYNIEKNKSEILQIKTTLDEAKGDIERIKGNIDEANVNSSSFEEYLKDLQNNLPLISSSVSSLKEVAESSRIITFSTQNTLNSIVTTLNNDMSNIKTLDSNVSDKLTNIKTLVNSTNIDKDAIVATIDEIEKTNESISAKIDANIKFLEAINNIKPGSTTTLINKLNNIKNSLIPSSELENLKNIINSDSSNKEVINNNIEKLIQISNTVSNNILDSSNNLYNTVIPVINSTSNNLSGTLDKVESLLSNIEGIVPKLDALSTFAIDTSSATKSKTSELSSKIGSFQVELDKLVDKASVLTEDNINSLLDLMNKNPDVISSILSSPIEVQEEEIYNSTIFGVGLTPFYTSIAIWVGILLACAILNLKSEKTFAEEHNVTPIQEHFGKMLLILTIGVIQALIVSLGDIIILGIKPENFMLFIGTALLVAVTFTMVIYGLVSVFGNIGKAIAVIMMVFAIAGTGGLYPVETNPHIFAVLKPLWPFTYAINMYREAIAGPYWDSVIYNFKLMSIFIIVFLCLSIFKKPMRVVSEGMSEKFEETGL, encoded by the coding sequence ATGAAGAAGAATAGTAAAAGTAAGAAAAAGCATAATAAGAAGAATACAATTAGAAATATATTAGGAATATATAAAAGAGATATAAATAGTATTATAAAAAATAAAGTAGCTTTAGCTGTAATTATTGGGTTATGTATAGTACCATCATTATATGCGTGGGTTAATATCTATGCAGCTTGGGATCCATATTCTAATACTGGAAATATTCCTGTAGCTGTAGTAAATGATGATGATGGAACAGTACTAAATGGAGAGCAAATTAATGCTGGTAAAAATATAGTAAAGGAACTAAAAAATAATGACAATATAGACTGGAGATTTTTAGAAAAGGAAGATGCAGAAGAAGGATTAGAGTCTGGTGAGTACTATGCAATTATAGAAATACCAGAAAATTTTACGGAAGGTTTAGTTACCTTACTTAGTATGGATCCTGAAAAGCCATCAATAGTATATAAATCTAATGAAAAGTTAAATGCGATAGCAAATAAAATTACTAGTGCAGCAGAAAGTACATTAACAACACAAATAAAAGAAACATTTGTTGGTACAGTCAATAAAACGAGCATCGAAATATTAAATGATTTAGGATATAACATAGAGAAAAATAAATCTGAAATTTTACAAATTAAAACTACTTTAGATGAAGCTAAAGGTGATATAGAGAGAATAAAAGGTAATATAGATGAAGCTAATGTAAATTCAAGTAGTTTTGAAGAATACTTGAAGGATTTGCAAAATAACTTACCTTTAATAAGTAGTAGCGTTTCTAGTTTGAAAGAAGTGGCTGAAAGTAGTAGGATTATAACATTTTCTACTCAAAATACGTTGAATTCAATAGTGACAACTTTAAACAATGATATGAGTAATATTAAGACTCTTGATAGTAATGTTTCAGATAAATTAACTAATATTAAGACTTTAGTTAATAGCACTAATATAGACAAAGATGCTATAGTAGCTACTATTGATGAAATAGAAAAAACCAATGAATCTATAAGTGCTAAAATAGATGCAAATATAAAATTTTTAGAAGCTATTAATAATATTAAGCCTGGAAGTACTACTACTCTTATAAATAAACTTAATAATATAAAAAATAGTTTAATTCCATCTAGTGAACTTGAAAATTTAAAAAATATCATTAATTCAGATAGTAGCAATAAAGAAGTAATAAACAATAATATAGAAAAGTTAATACAGATAAGCAATACAGTTAGTAATAATATCCTAGATAGTTCAAATAATTTATATAACACAGTAATACCTGTTATTAATTCTACATCAAATAATTTATCAGGTACTTTAGATAAGGTTGAGTCTCTTTTATCAAATATAGAAGGAATAGTACCTAAGCTAGATGCATTGTCAACATTTGCTATAGATACATCTTCTGCAACTAAGTCAAAAACAAGTGAATTAAGTAGTAAAATAGGTAGTTTTCAAGTAGAATTAGATAAACTTGTAGATAAGGCTTCAGTTCTTACTGAAGATAATATAAATAGTTTATTAGATTTAATGAACAAAAATCCTGATGTGATATCAAGTATATTATCGTCACCTATAGAAGTACAGGAAGAAGAAATATATAACTCAACAATATTTGGCGTTGGTTTAACACCATTTTATACTTCTATAGCAATTTGGGTAGGAATATTACTTGCTTGTGCAATTTTAAATTTAAAGAGTGAAAAAACTTTTGCAGAAGAACATAATGTTACTCCAATTCAAGAACATTTTGGTAAGATGCTATTAATATTAACAATAGGAGTGATCCAAGCACTTATAGTTTCTTTAGGTGACATAATAATTCTAGGTATAAAACCTGAAAACTTTATGTTATTTATAGGTACTGCTTTATTGGTAGCTGTTACTTTTACTATGGTTATATATGGTCTTGTATCTGTTTTTGGAAACATAGGAAAAGCTATAGCTGTAATAATGATGGTATTTGCAATTGCCGGAACTGGAGGACTATATCCTGTAGAAACAAATCCTCATATTTTTGCAGTGTTAAAACCTTTATGGCCATTCACCTATGCAATAAATATGTATAGAGAAGCCATAGCTGGACCATATTGGGATAGTGTAATATATAATTTTAAATTAATGTCTATATTTATCATAGTATTTTTATGCCTATCAATATTTAAGAAACCAATGAGAGTAGTTAGTGAGGGAATGAGCGAAAAATTTGAAGAAACAGGATTATAA
- a CDS encoding YjiH family protein: protein MINTKEKKLSFMGILKFLIPSLIGIFLFMIPLPINGNITVAVAFLSNSLQGLLDNYLTAIMTTMIVISAIGSIYTKIFKPKLIINNNFLNNLFNISPIWFISRIVGAVLAILTYFQVGTEIIYSGDTGGTLLFDLLPTLFSVFLFAGLLLPLILDFGLLEFFGTLLSKVMRPLFKLPGRSSVDCIASWVGDGTVGILLTSKQYEQGYYTKKEAAIIGTNFSVVSITFSLVVLAQVGLSDKFLPFYLTITFAGIIAAIIIPRIPPLSRKKDEYISDSIKKEECPVPPGVSTFKWSLLQAVDKAENSKNISSIITSGFKNVLDLWIGVTPIIMAFGTIALIIANYTPLFQWLSIPFIPLLNLLNVPEATTAAPTLIVGFADMFLPSILAANITSDMTRFIIASVSVTQLIYMSEVGGLLLGSKIPIKLIDLILIFILRTLITLPIIVLAANLIF from the coding sequence ATGATTAACACTAAAGAAAAAAAACTTTCCTTTATGGGAATACTTAAATTCTTAATCCCTTCATTAATAGGAATTTTTCTGTTTATGATACCTTTACCTATTAATGGTAATATCACTGTTGCTGTAGCATTTTTATCTAATAGTCTCCAAGGACTTCTTGATAACTACCTTACTGCTATTATGACAACTATGATAGTTATTTCAGCAATAGGATCTATCTATACTAAAATATTTAAACCAAAACTTATTATTAATAATAATTTCTTAAATAATCTATTTAATATATCTCCTATATGGTTTATTTCAAGAATAGTTGGGGCTGTATTGGCAATACTGACTTATTTTCAAGTTGGTACAGAAATAATCTATAGTGGTGATACTGGTGGTACATTACTATTTGATTTATTACCTACATTATTTAGTGTATTTTTATTTGCAGGATTATTGTTACCACTTATATTAGATTTCGGATTATTAGAATTCTTCGGTACATTACTTTCTAAAGTAATGCGTCCATTATTTAAGCTACCTGGTCGTTCTTCAGTAGACTGTATCGCTTCATGGGTAGGCGATGGTACCGTAGGGATACTTCTTACTAGTAAGCAATATGAACAAGGCTATTATACTAAAAAAGAAGCAGCTATAATAGGAACAAACTTTTCCGTTGTTTCTATAACATTTTCATTAGTAGTTTTAGCACAAGTAGGTCTTAGTGATAAGTTTCTACCTTTTTACTTAACTATAACTTTCGCTGGAATAATAGCAGCAATAATTATACCTAGAATACCACCTCTTTCTAGAAAAAAAGATGAATATATATCTGATAGTATCAAAAAAGAAGAATGTCCAGTACCACCAGGAGTTTCAACTTTTAAATGGTCACTTTTACAAGCAGTAGATAAAGCTGAAAACTCTAAAAATATATCATCTATTATTACAAGTGGATTTAAAAATGTACTTGATCTATGGATAGGAGTTACTCCTATAATAATGGCTTTTGGAACTATAGCACTTATTATAGCTAACTATACTCCTTTATTTCAGTGGTTAAGTATACCATTTATACCGTTATTAAATCTTCTTAATGTTCCTGAAGCTACTACTGCTGCTCCAACCCTTATTGTTGGCTTTGCAGATATGTTTTTACCTTCAATATTAGCTGCTAATATAACTAGTGATATGACTCGTTTCATTATAGCAAGTGTATCAGTAACTCAGCTTATATATATGTCCGAAGTAGGTGGGCTTTTATTAGGTTCTAAAATTCCTATAAAATTGATAGATCTAATTCTTATTTTTATACTTAGAACATTAATAACATTACCTATCATTGTATTAGCTGCAAACTTAATATTCTAG